The following proteins come from a genomic window of Lachnoclostridium phytofermentans ISDg:
- a CDS encoding glycoside hydrolase family 31 protein: MNQNTYDFKTSPVANQKAVIQGDCYRFTVLTSRLIRLEYNEDGYFEDLATQVVINREFPVPEYRVKEGEDSLEVITEHLHLTYNKKLFSKNGLCIQVKGNLSAYRSIWHFGETGENLKGTARTLDETDGEIALEDGLLSRNGFAIIDDSRSILLNKDGWVKPREQKGIDLYFFGYGREYLKCLNDYYVLCGKTPMLPRYTLGNWWSRFYPYSEDEYKQLVRKFETENVPFSMAVIDMDWHLTKLDPKYGSGWTGYTWNREYFKEPKEFLDWLHDHGMHVTLNVHPADGVHGHEEMYLPMAKELGVDYTKEDKIQFDISDRKFLEAYFKYLHHPHEEIGVDFWWVDWQQGGSSKIEGLDPLWMLNHFHFLDSGRDGKRPLTFSRYAGLGSHRYPLGFSGDTFATWDTLDFQPYFTATASNAGFGWWSHDIGGHMHGVKSDEMLVRWIQFGVFSPIMRIHSSDNPFFVKEPWKYNSYIGGILTGFLQLRHQLIPYLYTMNYLFHSENKPLIQPMYYQNPENEEAYHVPNQYYFGSELIACPITKPLNLELNMGGFDGWLPEGIYFDFFTGRVYRGGRRIRFYRELSTIPVFARAGAIIPMVVKDAVSNSAENPSDLLIKVFAGADGRFDLYEDNSLTSVQSEVREVITSMQFTWNKDSEFKIQCRSKNNGIIPEERNYQIDIVGCKDSDLVSVFLEGKEISFTKRYDAERNIMHIQVFSITVNKALVIKLPECDQIIENDIIVQVFNLLDKTQIDFDCKSLIYRIIKKHRSRELAMAEIQALHLPDELLGALYEVIMAY; the protein is encoded by the coding sequence ATGAATCAAAATACATACGATTTTAAGACAAGTCCAGTTGCTAATCAAAAAGCTGTTATACAAGGAGATTGTTATCGTTTTACAGTACTGACATCTAGATTAATTCGATTAGAATATAATGAGGATGGTTATTTCGAAGATTTAGCAACTCAAGTGGTAATAAACCGTGAGTTTCCAGTACCAGAATACCGTGTAAAAGAAGGGGAAGATAGCTTAGAAGTAATAACTGAGCACTTACATCTTACCTACAATAAAAAGCTGTTTAGTAAAAATGGTTTATGTATTCAAGTAAAAGGAAATTTAAGTGCTTATCGAAGTATATGGCATTTTGGTGAGACAGGAGAGAACTTAAAAGGAACAGCAAGGACGTTGGATGAGACGGATGGTGAAATAGCGTTAGAAGATGGTTTACTTTCACGAAATGGGTTTGCAATCATTGATGATAGTCGTTCCATTTTATTAAATAAAGATGGATGGGTAAAACCTAGAGAACAAAAAGGAATTGACTTATACTTTTTTGGATACGGAAGAGAGTACCTGAAATGTCTCAACGATTATTATGTACTATGTGGTAAGACCCCCATGTTACCTCGTTATACTCTTGGTAATTGGTGGAGCCGCTTCTACCCATATTCAGAAGATGAATATAAACAGTTAGTTCGTAAATTTGAAACAGAGAATGTACCATTTTCCATGGCAGTTATTGATATGGATTGGCATCTGACTAAACTTGATCCGAAATACGGAAGTGGGTGGACAGGATATACATGGAATAGAGAGTACTTTAAAGAGCCAAAAGAATTTCTAGACTGGTTGCATGACCATGGAATGCATGTAACGTTAAATGTACATCCAGCGGATGGTGTTCATGGGCACGAAGAGATGTATCTACCGATGGCAAAAGAACTAGGTGTGGACTATACCAAGGAAGACAAAATTCAATTTGACATTTCTGATCGTAAATTTTTAGAGGCGTATTTTAAGTATTTACATCATCCTCACGAAGAAATTGGAGTAGATTTTTGGTGGGTAGATTGGCAACAGGGAGGAAGCAGCAAAATAGAAGGTTTAGATCCTCTATGGATGCTAAATCACTTTCATTTCCTGGATAGCGGAAGAGATGGAAAAAGACCACTTACATTTTCTCGTTATGCAGGGCTAGGCAGTCACCGTTATCCTCTTGGCTTTTCAGGTGATACATTTGCTACTTGGGATACCTTAGATTTTCAGCCATATTTTACAGCAACTGCAAGCAATGCTGGCTTTGGTTGGTGGAGCCATGACATTGGAGGACATATGCATGGTGTTAAGAGCGATGAGATGTTGGTTCGATGGATTCAATTTGGAGTGTTTTCTCCTATTATGCGTATTCATAGTTCGGACAATCCGTTTTTTGTAAAAGAACCATGGAAATATAATTCCTATATTGGTGGGATTTTAACTGGGTTTTTACAACTACGCCATCAATTAATACCGTATTTATACACAATGAATTATTTATTCCATAGTGAGAATAAACCACTGATCCAACCAATGTATTATCAAAACCCGGAGAACGAGGAAGCATACCATGTTCCGAATCAATATTACTTTGGCTCAGAGTTAATCGCATGTCCGATAACAAAACCTTTAAACCTTGAACTCAATATGGGTGGATTTGATGGATGGCTCCCGGAAGGAATATATTTTGATTTCTTTACCGGAAGAGTGTATCGTGGGGGACGCCGAATACGATTCTATCGTGAACTTTCAACGATACCGGTCTTTGCACGTGCCGGAGCTATTATTCCGATGGTGGTAAAGGATGCCGTATCCAACAGTGCCGAGAATCCATCGGATCTTTTAATCAAGGTCTTTGCTGGTGCGGACGGAAGATTTGACTTGTATGAAGATAACTCTCTTACTTCAGTGCAAAGTGAAGTTAGGGAAGTAATTACTTCGATGCAATTTACCTGGAATAAAGACTCCGAATTTAAAATTCAATGTAGAAGTAAAAATAATGGTATCATTCCAGAAGAAAGAAACTATCAGATTGACATCGTTGGCTGCAAAGATAGTGATTTAGTTAGTGTATTTCTTGAGGGAAAAGAAATATCCTTTACGAAACGATATGATGCGGAAAGAAATATTATGCATATTCAGGTATTCTCAATTACTGTGAATAAGGCTCTTGTTATTAAGCTGCCTGAATGCGATCAAATTATAGAAAATGATATAATTGTACAAGTTTTTAATTTACTAGATAAGACACAGATTGACTTTGATTGTAAGAGTTTAATTTATCGAATTATTAAAAAACATCGTAGCAGAGAGCTTGCTATGGCAGAGATTCAGGCTTTACATTTACCAGATGAATTACTTGGTGCTTTATACGAAGTTATAATGGCTTATTAG
- a CDS encoding LacI family DNA-binding transcriptional regulator, whose translation MDRKITIRDVAKHAGVSAASVSYVLNGIDKITPETKQRILASIDELGYQPSLTARCLSSGNSKLIGISLPITEKGDIPGVLLENNPFFGEFISGIENVTREKGYDILISGVSTNEQYKDWIQRRKLDGIIMLGVYPKSIFEEIQNMNIPIVLTDAYEEYAKQFHRVMVEDELGGYLATKHLIDLGHRKIALAVGSVIKSHVNYKRYQGYKRALEEANIEIEPSLLFEDHVTFHGGYRIGQKMLEDSCKATAVFAIADIMAIGIMKAFTEHGKKLPHDLSIVGFDNIKFGNYTMPGLTTMSQDIILKGKVSAKMILDDLEGGKRTNTSITLKPVLLERDSTMNRLD comes from the coding sequence ATGGATAGAAAAATTACAATTCGCGATGTAGCCAAACATGCGGGGGTATCTGCTGCATCGGTTTCTTATGTTTTAAACGGTATAGATAAGATTACCCCTGAGACTAAACAACGTATCCTAGCGTCTATAGATGAGCTAGGTTATCAGCCAAGTTTAACAGCGAGGTGTTTATCAAGTGGCAATTCAAAATTAATCGGTATCAGCTTACCGATTACAGAGAAAGGTGATATTCCTGGAGTATTACTAGAAAACAATCCATTCTTTGGTGAATTTATTAGTGGAATAGAAAATGTTACAAGAGAAAAAGGATACGACATTTTAATAAGTGGTGTTAGCACAAACGAACAGTATAAAGATTGGATTCAAAGAAGAAAATTAGATGGAATTATTATGCTTGGAGTGTACCCAAAAAGTATTTTTGAAGAAATTCAAAATATGAATATTCCAATTGTATTAACGGATGCTTATGAAGAATATGCAAAGCAATTTCACCGGGTTATGGTAGAGGATGAATTAGGAGGCTACTTAGCAACCAAACACTTAATTGATTTAGGACATAGAAAGATTGCATTGGCAGTTGGTAGTGTAATAAAAAGTCATGTTAATTATAAGCGTTACCAAGGATATAAAAGAGCTTTGGAGGAAGCAAATATTGAGATAGAACCTTCTCTACTTTTTGAGGATCATGTCACGTTTCATGGTGGATACCGTATCGGCCAAAAAATGTTAGAAGATAGTTGTAAGGCAACCGCAGTTTTTGCTATTGCAGATATTATGGCAATCGGAATTATGAAGGCTTTTACAGAACATGGGAAAAAGCTACCACATGATTTATCAATTGTAGGTTTTGATAATATAAAATTTGGAAATTATACAATGCCAGGGCTTACGACTATGAGCCAGGACATTATTCTAAAGGGTAAAGTTTCTGCAAAGATGATCTTGGATGATTTAGAAGGTGGAAAGAGAACAAATACTTCAATTACATTAAAACCAGTGTTACTGGAACGTGATTCGACAATGAATAGGTTGGATTAG
- a CDS encoding sugar ABC transporter permease, whose amino-acid sequence MGLALSLRAAKINPGYIVLIILSIVWLFPIVWIVMTSFRGESGSYTSYFLPKELTFKNYIVLLTDSSKFPYLRWFGNTLLVSVCSCVLTTFIVLSTAFTLSRIRFSGRKLFMNVVLILGMFPGFMSMIAVYYILKGMQLTQSLIALILVYSGGAAMTYYIAKGFFDTIPKALDEAACIDGATKWQVFTKITIPISKPIIIYTVLISFISPWTDYIFAKVIMGDDYKNYTVALGLFTMLSRENIDKWYTRFAAGAVLISIPIALLFILLQKYYVEGLSGSVKG is encoded by the coding sequence ATTGGATTGGCACTATCCTTACGTGCAGCAAAGATAAATCCAGGATATATTGTTTTGATTATCTTATCAATTGTATGGTTATTCCCAATCGTTTGGATTGTTATGACTTCTTTTCGTGGTGAGTCTGGGTCCTATACTTCTTACTTCCTGCCAAAGGAACTTACATTTAAGAACTATATTGTCTTGCTAACAGATAGCAGTAAATTCCCATATCTAAGATGGTTTGGTAATACCTTATTGGTTTCTGTATGCTCCTGTGTGTTAACTACATTTATTGTACTATCTACAGCGTTTACCTTATCTAGAATCAGATTCTCTGGACGTAAGTTATTCATGAATGTTGTATTGATACTTGGTATGTTTCCGGGATTTATGTCAATGATTGCCGTTTATTATATCTTAAAAGGTATGCAACTAACACAGTCATTAATTGCGTTGATCTTAGTATATTCAGGTGGTGCAGCTATGACCTACTATATAGCGAAGGGATTCTTTGATACGATTCCCAAAGCACTAGATGAAGCAGCTTGTATTGATGGAGCTACGAAGTGGCAGGTATTTACGAAGATTACAATTCCAATATCAAAACCAATTATTATTTACACAGTGCTGATTTCTTTTATTTCACCATGGACTGACTATATCTTTGCTAAAGTAATCATGGGTGATGATTATAAGAATTATACAGTTGCTCTTGGGCTATTTACAATGTTATCAAGAGAGAATATTGATAAGTGGTATACAAGGTTTGCAGCAGGTGCTGTATTGATTTCAATTCCAATTGCATTATTATTTATTTTATTACAGAAGTACTATGTGGAAGGACTCTCTGGATCAGTAAAAGGATAA
- the pgmB gene encoding beta-phosphoglucomutase translates to MIKGVIFDLDGVLVSTDELHYAAWSQLAKMIGITEFNREDNQRQKGVSRMESLEIVLEKGEKCYSDAEKVLLANMKNDIYVNLLTDLDQEAVLPGAVEILMRLKKLEIKIGIGSVSKNTPIILEKTGLITYIDEVSCGLDITNSKPDPEVFLVAANKLGLQPKECLVIEDSKAGIIAARAAEMRSLAVGPEHKKLDADYCSESLSNELDWNLLLG, encoded by the coding sequence ATGATTAAAGGTGTTATTTTTGATTTAGATGGTGTTTTAGTATCAACCGATGAACTTCATTATGCAGCATGGTCGCAGCTAGCTAAGATGATTGGAATCACAGAATTTAATCGTGAGGACAATCAAAGACAAAAAGGTGTAAGCCGCATGGAATCTTTAGAAATTGTCCTAGAAAAAGGGGAGAAGTGCTATTCTGATGCGGAAAAGGTTTTGTTAGCAAATATGAAAAATGATATTTATGTTAACTTGTTAACTGATTTAGATCAGGAAGCAGTTCTTCCTGGGGCAGTAGAAATATTAATGAGATTAAAGAAGCTTGAGATTAAAATAGGGATTGGCTCAGTAAGTAAGAATACACCGATTATATTAGAAAAGACAGGATTGATTACTTACATAGATGAAGTTAGTTGCGGATTAGATATAACGAATTCTAAACCGGACCCTGAAGTTTTTTTGGTAGCAGCGAATAAACTTGGTTTACAACCGAAGGAATGTCTTGTGATAGAGGATTCTAAGGCTGGAATTATAGCTGCAAGAGCGGCAGAAATGAGAAGTTTAGCAGTAGGACCAGAACATAAAAAATTAGACGCTGATTATTGTTCAGAGTCTTTATCAAACGAGTTAGATTGGAATCTGTTATTAGGATAA
- a CDS encoding methyl-accepting chemotaxis protein, with amino-acid sequence MEKQKLISRTEEIKQLEKNIEVKDVYEEKKVLEENVKLPFLKRIQTKLVLGYLLPVGCIILLGAISYQKASNSIISNYENSISQTLDMTGQYYTYLLSAVQSQTNEYYTDFDIKDYFAGLYKISSTKEIQFRNATMESIKKKTWSNDYIKNVFLLSGDNESLITTKAKDDGLYGKYLETEQGKKIKENPDRYFIFGSNNEMDEYLLTKSKESALRIARQFKTGNGCIIVDISDTAVRLTLNRLDMGEGSLLGLITEDGVELLSDSNQTDASRQEEPLFYQKGFYESARNGENSSGFEYIENKKEDYMFVYSKVGDTGVMICALVPKANIMGQASDIKNITIILVVFASILALITGSTIASGIGKVIKKMTYTLRRAANGDLTVSLNVKRKDEFGLLAKDISDMLSQVKSLIYEVKSVGSALYLEANQVTQSSKEFTKSTELIKASIADIESGIVQLDENSGDCIGQMDQLSGEITLVTENTSRISNITSNTADSIGHGIHTMDQLSHKTESSNDIMREVIATIELLEEKSKNIGQIVDVMNGISEQTNLLSLNASIESARAGVYGRGFSVVAEEIRKLADQSLESATKIRTIIDEIIYHTKGAVNIAKKADIIVAEQGFVVRDTTESFHVMSEQIRVLMEELNFIRDNVENMEQARLKTSEAIMSISAVSEETTACSDMVIHTAMQQVKSANQLDQASMELLNRARQLEFAINQFTI; translated from the coding sequence ATGGAAAAGCAAAAACTAATCAGTAGGACAGAAGAAATAAAACAACTAGAAAAGAATATAGAAGTAAAGGATGTATATGAAGAGAAAAAGGTACTAGAAGAGAATGTGAAACTGCCATTTCTAAAAAGGATACAAACTAAATTAGTTCTAGGATATCTACTTCCTGTTGGCTGTATTATATTGTTAGGTGCCATTTCCTACCAAAAAGCATCCAACTCTATTATTAGCAATTATGAGAACTCAATTAGTCAGACCCTTGATATGACCGGACAGTATTATACCTATTTATTATCTGCGGTACAGTCGCAAACTAATGAGTATTATACTGACTTTGATATTAAAGACTATTTTGCTGGGCTGTATAAGATTTCTTCCACAAAAGAAATACAATTTCGTAACGCTACAATGGAAAGCATCAAAAAGAAAACTTGGTCGAATGATTACATTAAAAATGTTTTTCTATTATCCGGTGACAATGAGTCGTTGATAACGACAAAAGCAAAGGATGACGGTCTTTACGGAAAATACCTAGAAACAGAACAAGGAAAGAAAATAAAAGAAAATCCAGATCGATATTTTATTTTTGGTTCAAATAACGAAATGGATGAATACCTGTTAACGAAAAGCAAGGAAAGTGCTCTAAGAATTGCGAGACAGTTCAAAACTGGAAACGGCTGTATTATTGTAGATATCAGCGATACTGCAGTACGTCTGACCTTAAACCGTCTTGATATGGGTGAGGGCAGTTTGTTAGGATTAATTACTGAAGATGGTGTAGAATTGCTATCGGATTCCAATCAAACAGATGCTTCCAGGCAGGAAGAACCACTGTTTTATCAGAAGGGATTTTATGAGTCTGCAAGAAATGGTGAAAATAGTAGTGGTTTTGAGTACATAGAAAATAAAAAGGAAGATTACATGTTTGTCTACTCTAAAGTAGGTGACACTGGTGTTATGATCTGTGCTTTGGTACCAAAAGCAAATATCATGGGACAGGCATCTGATATTAAGAATATCACAATAATCCTTGTTGTATTTGCAAGTATTCTTGCTTTAATAACCGGAAGCACGATTGCTAGTGGTATCGGGAAGGTTATTAAGAAAATGACGTATACCTTAAGAAGGGCCGCAAATGGTGATTTAACGGTGTCCTTAAATGTGAAAAGAAAAGATGAATTTGGATTGTTAGCAAAGGATATTTCAGATATGCTCTCACAGGTGAAGAGTTTAATTTATGAAGTGAAGTCTGTTGGTAGCGCTCTATATCTGGAAGCAAATCAAGTCACTCAATCATCAAAAGAATTTACCAAGAGCACCGAGCTTATCAAGGCTTCTATTGCAGATATAGAGAGTGGAATAGTTCAGCTTGATGAAAATTCGGGTGATTGTATTGGGCAGATGGACCAACTATCCGGAGAAATAACACTGGTGACTGAGAACACATCGAGGATTAGTAACATTACCTCTAATACAGCAGACTCTATTGGACATGGTATTCATACGATGGATCAATTAAGTCATAAGACTGAATCAAGTAATGACATAATGAGAGAAGTCATTGCAACGATTGAATTACTGGAGGAGAAGTCGAAAAACATAGGACAAATCGTCGATGTGATGAATGGGATTTCAGAACAGACAAATTTGCTTTCCTTAAATGCATCGATTGAATCGGCACGGGCAGGAGTTTATGGACGCGGCTTTTCGGTTGTTGCAGAAGAGATCAGAAAACTAGCAGATCAATCTTTAGAATCTGCGACTAAAATTCGTACTATTATTGATGAGATTATCTATCATACAAAAGGTGCAGTAAACATTGCTAAGAAAGCGGATATTATAGTTGCAGAACAGGGATTTGTTGTAAGAGACACAACGGAGTCATTCCATGTTATGAGTGAACAGATTCGTGTATTGATGGAGGAACTTAACTTTATACGAGATAATGTTGAAAATATGGAACAAGCCAGATTAAAGACTTCAGAAGCAATTATGAGTATTTCTGCAGTTTCTGAAGAAACGACTGCCTGCTCCGATATGGTAATTCATACGGCAATGCAACAAGTAAAGTCAGCAAATCAGTTAGATCAAGCATCAATGGAGTTACTAAATCGAGCGAGGCAATTAGAGTTTGCAATTAATCAATTTACCATATAA
- a CDS encoding extracellular solute-binding protein: MKNYKKVLSVIMTLALTVSMATGCGKKDNTTDAGVTQTPKSATENGSKDKASDKVEVQDITLKVWAPEEEQEVTTDMCNLFAENHPEYKITFDIGIMSVADSIDAIKKDADVAADVFAYPSGGVPELVEAGLILPITVDADTIKNIHGEASIKSCTLNGLLYGIPESPNSWFMYYDKSKYTEDDVTSLEKMMAKDLGDGVKNFSCDIDNSWYMSAFFYANGGTLYGENGDDPTQCSWNDEKGVKVGTYLINLVNNPKYIDDQDGLAGSLMKEGKLGALCSGTWAAADLQAGLGDNYAACKLPTINIDGTDYQLSNFADFRALGVNAVTKAPKAAQQLAAWLGGEECQLMRFERVNSTAPTVKSLVENETVAANVAVAALSNQTNYSTPNPSTSKLNDYWTPAAAFGAGIVNGDIKEANLQQSLDSMVEGFIATLVKQ; this comes from the coding sequence ATGAAGAATTACAAAAAGGTATTATCCGTAATCATGACGTTAGCATTGACTGTTTCAATGGCTACTGGCTGTGGTAAGAAAGATAATACGACCGATGCTGGGGTTACACAAACTCCAAAAAGTGCAACAGAAAACGGCAGCAAAGATAAGGCTTCGGACAAAGTTGAAGTACAGGATATTACACTCAAAGTTTGGGCACCAGAAGAAGAGCAAGAAGTAACCACAGACATGTGTAATTTGTTTGCAGAAAATCATCCAGAGTACAAAATTACATTCGACATCGGTATTATGAGTGTAGCGGACTCTATTGATGCAATTAAGAAAGATGCTGATGTTGCAGCGGATGTATTTGCTTATCCATCCGGTGGTGTTCCAGAGTTAGTGGAAGCGGGCCTTATTCTACCTATCACTGTAGATGCTGATACTATCAAAAATATTCACGGTGAAGCATCGATTAAGAGCTGTACTTTAAATGGATTATTATATGGTATTCCAGAATCTCCAAATTCATGGTTTATGTACTATGATAAGAGCAAGTATACAGAAGATGATGTAACTTCTCTTGAAAAGATGATGGCAAAGGATTTAGGAGACGGCGTAAAGAATTTTTCCTGTGATATCGACAATAGTTGGTATATGTCAGCTTTCTTCTATGCAAATGGTGGTACCTTATATGGAGAAAATGGAGATGACCCAACTCAGTGTTCTTGGAATGATGAGAAAGGTGTTAAAGTTGGAACATATTTAATTAATCTAGTAAATAATCCAAAATACATAGATGATCAAGATGGACTTGCTGGTTCTTTAATGAAAGAAGGCAAATTGGGTGCTCTTTGTTCTGGAACATGGGCAGCAGCAGATCTACAGGCTGGTTTAGGAGATAATTATGCAGCTTGCAAACTTCCTACCATTAATATTGATGGAACTGATTATCAATTAAGTAACTTTGCCGATTTTAGAGCATTAGGTGTAAATGCTGTTACGAAAGCTCCTAAAGCAGCACAACAATTAGCAGCTTGGTTAGGTGGAGAAGAGTGTCAATTAATGCGTTTTGAAAGAGTAAATTCAACTGCACCTACTGTAAAATCTTTAGTAGAAAATGAAACAGTAGCAGCAAATGTTGCAGTAGCAGCATTATCTAATCAAACAAATTATTCCACACCAAACCCATCAACTTCTAAGTTAAATGATTACTGGACTCCAGCAGCAGCGTTTGGTGCAGGAATTGTAAATGGTGATATCAAAGAAGCTAATTTACAACAGAGCTTAGATTCAATGGTGGAAGGTTTTATTGCAACCTTGGTTAAACAGTAA
- a CDS encoding carbohydrate ABC transporter permease — translation MKNKKGNPILRLLHKFKWIGRAFRQGDALTRLSYVIMGLSNIGRGQIVKGLLYMLLEISFIFYMLVFGIHNFIGLGTLGTKKQEMVYNEAEGIFQTIRGDNSMLMLLAGVTTLFVILFFIIVWVTNVRSAIKVQQLKENRKKIPSFFSDVKSLFDSNIHKLLLAIPIFGLVLFTVVPLVYMILMAFTNYDINHQPPGNLFTWIGLENFRLMLLSKDTIAKTFWPVLGWTMIWAFFATFSCYFGGLLLAILINSKGIRGKGFWRTIFVVTIAVPSFVSLLIIRVMLAPHGALNILLEELGFITAKLPFFTNAAWARVTVIIVNLWVGIPHTMLITTGILTNIPADLYESAKIDGAGPVKTFVKITMPYMLFITTPYLITNFIANINNFNAIYFLTEGGPATLDYFKGAGKTDLLVTWLFKLTVDSKDYCYAATIGIMIFIISATLSLIVYRRTGAYKNEEGFQ, via the coding sequence ATGAAGAATAAAAAAGGAAATCCGATTCTTCGGTTACTTCATAAATTCAAGTGGATAGGCAGGGCGTTTCGTCAGGGTGATGCATTAACTAGACTTTCTTATGTAATAATGGGCCTTTCTAACATTGGAAGAGGACAGATAGTAAAAGGACTCCTATATATGCTCCTGGAAATTAGTTTTATCTTCTACATGTTAGTATTTGGTATACATAATTTTATAGGATTAGGTACATTAGGAACAAAAAAACAAGAAATGGTCTATAACGAGGCGGAAGGAATCTTTCAAACCATACGTGGAGATAACTCAATGTTAATGTTATTGGCTGGAGTTACAACCTTATTTGTTATTTTGTTTTTCATAATTGTTTGGGTGACAAACGTAAGATCAGCTATTAAGGTACAACAGTTAAAAGAAAATAGAAAGAAAATACCAAGCTTTTTTAGTGATGTAAAGTCATTATTTGATTCCAACATTCACAAGTTATTATTAGCAATACCGATCTTTGGTTTAGTGTTATTTACTGTGGTTCCTCTTGTTTATATGATTTTAATGGCATTTACGAATTATGACATCAACCATCAACCACCGGGAAATTTATTTACTTGGATAGGATTAGAGAATTTTAGATTGATGCTGTTGTCAAAAGATACGATTGCTAAAACATTTTGGCCAGTATTGGGATGGACCATGATTTGGGCATTTTTTGCTACATTTTCCTGTTATTTTGGAGGTTTATTGTTAGCAATATTAATTAACTCAAAAGGTATTCGTGGTAAAGGCTTTTGGAGAACAATATTTGTAGTCACTATAGCAGTCCCTTCCTTTGTATCTCTTTTGATTATCCGTGTTATGCTTGCACCGCATGGCGCTTTAAATATATTACTTGAAGAACTAGGTTTCATTACAGCAAAGTTACCTTTCTTTACGAATGCGGCCTGGGCAAGGGTTACGGTTATCATAGTTAACCTATGGGTAGGTATACCTCATACGATGTTAATTACAACAGGAATTCTTACCAATATTCCTGCTGATTTATATGAAAGTGCAAAGATAGATGGTGCCGGTCCTGTAAAGACATTTGTAAAAATAACAATGCCCTACATGTTATTTATTACAACACCTTATCTGATAACTAATTTTATCGCTAACATCAATAACTTTAATGCTATTTATTTCTTAACAGAAGGTGGACCTGCGACCCTTGATTACTTTAAAGGTGCTGGAAAAACAGATTTACTTGTAACGTGGCTGTTTAAGTTAACGGTCGATAGTAAGGATTATTGTTATGCTGCAACGATAGGTATTATGATCTTTATAATATCTGCAACGCTATCCTTAATTGTTTACAGAAGAACAGGTGCCTATAAGAATGAGGAGGGATTCCAATAA